The segment gtaatactccattgtatatatacgccatgtcatctttatccattcatctgtggatgtaTGCTTTGGTTGCTTTCATATATTGGCTAacgtaaatgatgctgcaataaatatagggtgTATATgccttttcaaattagttttcattttctttgagtaagtTCTCAGTAGTGgtattactggatcatacggcatttctgtttctaattttttattatttatttatttttaaaaaaaaatttttttttcaacgttttttatttatttttgggacagagagagacagagcatgaacgggggaggggcagagagagagggagacacagaatcagaaacaggctccaggctccgagccatcagcccagagcctgatgcggggctcgaactcacggaccgcgagatcgtgacctggctgaagtcggacgcttaaccgactgcgccacccaggcgccccctgtttctaattttttaaaggaaacttgtactgttttcacagtggctgcaccaatttatgttctcaccaacagtgcatgaggattcctttttcgccacatctttgccaacacttgtcattttcttctctttttaaaaaaagtttattttgagagagagagtgcaagcaggagaggagcagagagaggaggagggagagaatcccaagcaggctctgcactgtcaacatggaacccaatgtggtAGCTCAttcccacaactctgagatcattacctgaactgaaatcaggagttgaatgcttaaccgactgtgccaacAAGGTGTcccttcattgttctttttttttttttttaattaaaaaaatattttgtcttttgagagacgtagacagagcatgagcaggggaggggcacagagagagagagtgtcacagaatccaaagcaggctccaggctccgagctgtcaacacaaagcccgacgcagggctcgaactcatgaactgtgagatcatgacctgaactgaagccagacacataactgactgagccacccaagtgtccctcctccaccccccttcgttgttcttttgatttcattcttttaatgagcagtggtgttgagcatctttttcacatgtctgttggccatcgtacgtcttctttggaaaaatgggtATTCAGTCCATTTTTTAGTCGTGTTTTCTGGTGTTggattttataaattctttattttggatacaAATCCCTTTTTggatatattgtttgcaaatattttcttacactCAGTAGATTGCCAttggttttgttgatggtttcttttgctgtgcagtaACCAGGGCACTCTGAATGTAATTTTATCAACACTTAAGGAGCCCTTATTTTGAATAATGTTGGTGGAAGTCCTggttttcctattaaaaaatagcattttctattttattcatctaATTACTTTCATAGTATCAACCAGATAAGATACATTTGGCCATGGCATcgcaagttttctttctttttttttattaatagtgGGATTGGTTTTTAAACTAGAAGGTGAATTTAATACGGAGTTGAAATTGGCCTTTCATTCAAAACACAATGAAGATTAACTTCTCATTTTAACTAGTAAATGTCAGAGAGTTAGTGGTCCTTCAGAAAGCTGTGGTGTAAAAAGTAGAATGTAGAGGCAcatgggtgggtcagttggttaagcgtccagcttcaggtcttgagtttgaatcccacatcaggttcactgctgtcagcacagagcctgctttggatcctctgtctcttctctctctctgcccctgcttttcACGCTTACACCTCAGTTTCTACTGGAGGTGGGAGATAGAAGTGGCGTGGCTTCCTATATTTCCTGTCAACTCTGAAACTTCTTTGGAGTGCACCTGGGCAACGGGGAACATTTTCCAGGTCTTTCTGTAGAGCAAGGCCTCAAGTGCTTAGGGGACCCAGGGCAGCTTATAAACTCAGGTGCCCATGGTAGAAAAGAAGGCAACATACACTTGGTTTTCAGAAAAAGTAGAACTTGGAGAAAGCTGTGGATGATAGTGAGTTGAGAGCTGAGAGCTTGTGTGTCCCCAAGAAAGGCTTGTAACAGGTTCTTAGCTCCCGCGGATTGTTTCACCATGTTTTGAAGAGATACAAAGTCACAAAAGTTTTCATCGTTAGGggagcaattaaaaagaaaacacacctgTGGATCGAATATGCTACCACTGAAATCTAATAGAAAGGTGTTCAAAAGTGGCTCTTTGACTAAAAATCTCGCACTGAGAGGATTTCTCACATTTTAACCAAACTGCGGTTCCGTTGTGATGCATAATTGACACAGCTgcatgaagtatttttttaaacataaaagaaaccTTCGCGATAAGAACCAAGAAacaaagagagcacgagcaccTAAGATGACCCATGAAAGGTGCTCACTGAGATGCATGTGTCCTGGAATGCTTGTTTACAAAAGTCTGCCTGCCCCCGATGGTGCTCACCTGTTAGTTATCTCCTCAGCCTCCAGACTCTGTTTTCCTGGCGGTGAAAGTGAGCCTTTTCCTTTGAGAAAGTCACTTTCTCCAGTTCTTGCTCATATGCTGTCACAGTGCCCGCTCTGCCCCTGATGGGAGGCTCAGACCATGACTGATAACCAGCATGTGTGTCTGACCCCACTGTCTCCAGGTTGGGGTGGAACATGAGCCCGTATGACCCCCTGAGAGCAAGTACTAGATGTTGGTGGAAATTCTCTGGAGGGCTGGCTCTGAAGAGATGGTCTAGCAgtgcttcttttattttactaccacacacacacagaagagccCACAGCTTCCTATGAGTTGAGACTAACACCATGGAAAGTGGCTGGAAAAATGGCATAAACCCAGCCTTGGTGACATCAGCAGAGGCCCCGCATCAGCCCTTAACTAAAACCATACCCGCAACTTTGGGACATTTAGTCTGTCAGCCAGTGAATCTCTTTTTATTGCAGAAGTCCAATTTTAGTTGTATTTTTATGTCAcctgcaaatgaaaaaaattctgagtCGGCTTCACCTAGAAGATTAACtcagaaattttagaaaacaccCTTACgctaatttctgtttctgctcgAGGATGACAGGAAAGTATGTGCCATTAGTTCTCCATTCTGTCCTTATTCCTCGTTCTGCTACCTGTCTCCTTTGACTCtggacaagaagaagaagaaaaaaggattttTGTTAATACAGAAAATACCAAAGATACTATCATTCATAGCAGATCATCTCCCTAGAGTGACACGAGATTTCCTTTTGGGTAAACCACACTGTGaggtgtgtgggtgggggtggggagagaactGGCGCAGCACCGCCGTCAGCGGTCACAGCTCTTACTACCTTTTGCTCATCAATTCTCTGCAAGATGCTAGTGACACGAGCATCACCATTTCCTGACAGGACATCCCCGCAAAAGAACCACGTTAACAAAGTGTGGCTTTCCTTTCCCATAAGGCcgctttttaaaatagtttaaccTTTTCAGAGCACTGCTTCTACAATATGGTTAAATGttgtttttaccttctctgtgagGAATACGTATCTTAAACACTATTAGAAGCtagctacagaaaagaaacaaattgttccatagcataatttaaaaaaaaaaaaaatagtactggTAATCTCAGGGAAGTGTCTGTGTTCATCCACTGTTGGTTGACTTTGCTCTACCatgttttttattgtaattctGGATCCGATAAACAGTAACTGTTAAATCAATGGTGGCTTTACTGTATCCTTACCTGGCTTGCACGTTGTTTCCTGAAAAAGCTCGATTTCCACATTGCCCATCAACTTTAGCACAGTGGTTACAAAGGCAGTAATTACTTGGTGCTactcagtttcttctttgctttcattttctccgGTGGCCCAGTGGGGGGCATGGTAAAACCACCAGTGTTTACTAGTTTGTCCCGGCTTTTGGAAATTGTGAAGAATAAACACAGCCAGTTTCTTTGCAGATGTAGTTAGCCAAACATATATAGCGGGTTTAACTTTTCCAAGCATGTTTATCATAGGTTGGTGATTTTGTTCTCTTTAGAGGATATTTGACCCAGAGTTAGGAGCAGGGAGTTTTTATGAGGGTGGAAGGTGGACACAGAGAGTGAAAACCTTCCTAGTTCTTGAAGAATTTAAGAGGTACTTTCTGAGTTTTTCCTAAAATCTGAGGAGGTCCCAGAGCATATGAAATACTAATTTTGAAAAAGTggcaaataaaagtttaaattctCTATGTAACTgtctttgtagttttttttaacttttatttttttaatatttgtttatttttgagagagagagagagagagagagagtgcaagtgggggaggggaagagagagagagagagagagagagagagagagagagagagagagagagagagacacagatctgaagcaggctccaggctccgaggtgtcatcacagagcccgacgcggggcttgaacttaggaactgtgagatcatgacctgagccaaagtcagacgcttaaccgactgaaccacccaggtgcccctgtcttcctttcttcatgtGTAATTGAGCATATTAAAGAAACCACCCATGTCTCGACTGTGAAATAATTTGGCATTGTTTTTTATACCTTAGGTTTTAAGGAAAAAATCCCGAtactattgaaaatatttttattagtacaTATACAGTAAAgcaaaaaagtatatatacatggCTTACAAAAATGTTTGAGAATAACATTTGGAAGATGGCCTGGATGTCTTCTAGGCAGttaagagcagagaaagaatttagttTTGGTAACTCACAAGCCAGCAGCCATATCCCTTATCTACATACTTTAAATCCATCTCCTTTTCAGAAAATGtcacaaattttcattttatgtgtaaTTTCTCActcaaaattacaaattttagattttcctttttttcaagtcCGGTTGCTTTCAAAGAAAACTGTTCCCCTGTCCCtcgatgtatgtgtgtatgtgcatgctgtgtgtgtgtgtgtttgtgtgtttgtcctgggcatcattttttttttttcctccatagcaTTCCATAGGGAAAGTTGCTGGCAACATATACCAATAGCCAGTTTCCTTCAATAGAgtccacttaaaaatattttaacaccaGAAATGCATGCTCAAGACGTAGCTTAAAAAGTCTTGATACAAAACATTCAGAATGTATCTTATTATCATCTTCAAAATGTTATCAAAgtgttacattttgtttttactgcaaAGAACACAATTTATGTCAACTTCCCTTTGAAATGCTAGGAGATAAATCAGTAgggaatttcctaagtgaaatCAGAAAATTTGACTTTTTCACTCCAAACAGGTCTCCAGTTCTTTATCAAACTCTGCCTGCTTTTAGGTTGGTCTTTAGTAACCctggtgaaaaaaaaacacataagttAAATTCTTGTATTTAGAGAAGGAACACGCCCCAGTGAATTGTCTTGATTGCTTCCTATTTTCTTTATGCTATTTAAACTTCTACATTAACTGTCGAGACGAGTGATTATACATTGAAAACTTGTGTTTTGATGGAATAAAATTGAACAATGCatgtattacttttttctttgctgttacAAAAGCAGTGgaacttctattttgtttttattattatactaAATTGAATAGTAATGCATAGAGATGATACTTAGTTGCATGGACATGTTTCTTTTGTATTCGTATGTAACTGAAGATTGCAAAATGTGTACATGGATTCTTTTTGAAAGGAGGTGGGAATTCACAGAGTGTCTGTGCTTTCATGCATTGTATTTCCTCTTTTGGTTTTAGAAGTTTCTGAGTCAGACTGAGCTTTTAATGGGATGTGCAGTTTCTTACATAAGATTTCTCTAAACGGCTGgcatagaaagaaataaataatagggtCTAGGCATACATTTGCAGCTGACAGTACTAGAGTGAATTCTTTTACGTAGAGCAAAATTTCTTTTGACCGGCAGCTGTAATGAGCTTCTGTCTGGCTCTGCGTGTAGGGGATTCTGGCAATGTGGTAAggcacaaaacagacaaaaaatacgAACATGATGCTGAATATATTGCGGCTAGATTTCTTCTTGACCGAAATGGAATTCCTTCTGGATTTCAGGTGGGACTTAAAGATTTTCCTCGTGATAGCAGTGTAGAAAATGACCAACAAAAGAAACACAATCCAGAAGATGCCCACAAAGATGTAGTTTGATGCCTTGTGCCACTTAAGTCCCAATTCGTTTTTAAGCTCTACACATTTTATACGCGTAGCCTTCCCGTACCTCGCTTTCTGGTTGGTCAGGATAATGTTGGGGACAGCCAGAAGGAGCATGAGCACCCACACCGTGACTGACAGAAGTTTGCTGTAATTTACTGAATGGATGAAAGAAGTCAAAAGAGGCTTTACAATTTTATAATACCTGTCAAAGCTGATGAGCCCAAAGAACACGATGCTGACATACATGTTGACGTAGAACAGCACAGCTGAGACCCTGCACACGAACACGTTTATCTGCCAGGGTCCCAGGCCCGAATCCCCAAGAATCTTGAAGGGAAAAGTCAGGCTCATCAGAAAGTCAGCCACAACAATGTTCTTGAGATAGACGATGAAACTCTTGGAGCTGGACACGTAAAAGAATATCCATGCAGAGACACCATTGAGCAGGATCCCCGCGACAAAGACCGCCAAGTATAGCACGGGAATGATACTCTGAGTTATGAGGGTGTTCCGGGAGCAGGCCTCGTTCGGAGGTTGTGTGGTGGTGGAATTTATCATTCTGTAACTTCTGCAGGGGAGGCCTGGAAAGCAATGCGAAGTAGTCACTCAGAAGGGACTTACAGCATCTAATAAATAATTTGCCAAATAATAAAGGCTAGCGGATATAGTCAAACCTGTTGTGTTCTTGAAATTAAGTGTTAGCTCTGCATCAGACACGCCTTcctcattccctccttcccttcttctctacTTTCCTTTTAGAAAGGGAAGACTAGAGTATACAgatgacaggaaagaaaaatgggagaagCAGGACAGTCTGAGAACTGTAGGTAATGGGATCAGCGTTCCCCCAAAATGGTAAAAGTTCCTTTTAAAACTCCAAAGTTCGAGGAAGTACTCATTTAAATAAAGgctcaaaaaataacaaaactgagGCGCCTGGACGGTTCAGTAGgataagcatccagctttggcccaggtcatgatctcttcgagccccgcatcgggctctgtgctgatggctcagagcctggagcctgctttggattctgtgcctccctctctctttgctcctcccccacttgcattctgtctctgtctctctccctctccttctctcttaaaagtaaataaacattaaaaaaattaaagtaacaaaACTGTAAAGACAgagaatgtttcatttttttcctttacttcctcccttccctcccctcccctcccctcccctcccctcccctcccctcccctcccctcccctccttacaCACCCtgcatggaacccaacatggggcttgaactccaaaTTTTTGTGCGatcaaaaattccaaaaaaaaaaaaaaaatgccgagTCCATTCTACATATGTATCAACATCCTGCTGGAAACTGTTCTGTGGTCATTCTTTGGCCTCAGGATAAAGTCCTAACTCTTTCATGCTGACCGACTGAAGTCCCTTCTTGGTCTCACCTCGGCTTCCTCCACTCTCAGCCATGAGTTCCATGATTTCTTTGACCTTGGACCTTTGCACAAACTTTCATTTCTGTGGAAAACCTTCCAcgttttcttctcttcatctctgCAGCTAGGCTTGGATGTCACTTTCTTTAGAAAACGTTGTCTTCCTATGCTTTGGTTAGAGTGGGTTATACTCCTTTTGTATGTGTGCTCCTAGCTCTGTGCCTTTCTCCCATCTCAACACTGATTTCtccatctgtttctttctttcttctgttacaGTAAGCCCCTTCATAGGGAGAtcgtgttatttttttttaccgttGTTCCTAGCATTATATTTAGGACATTAGatagttaaaatatttgtgaaataaaagaaCATGCAGTCTGGGAATTGAAGACATGAATCCCTACTCTTAAGAAATGTACAGGTAGTCAGGGATCATGGGAAAGAATGATTGTGGAGGATGATGGGTCCCTTGATATCAGAGAATGTatcttgttcatctttgtattcctggAGCCAAGTACAGTGTTTCAAACACAGTGAGTGAAGAGTGTTGTCAGTAAAATTAAGGAAGTGTGAGAAAGTCAAATTTGGAAATGTGGAATATGAAATTCAGTCACATTCCAAATAAAACAGTCGTATATGCAAACTTTGTGTACTACTTCTCACACAAGAACACCTTGCTTCTGTGTGCTCTTACTTCATGCATGCCACCCTTGGCTCTGATCATAATAGTTTGTAGTCCTATGCTTCCCGTCAGTCTTCTGTAGCCTGTTTTGAATTTTAGATAGTAAGCAAAGGGgccacattttctatttttaaatgtccactgTGACAAGGAGTTTGTCTACTAAATAGTTTGTCTTGTCTCCTGATAGCCTGATGCCATGGGTCCAGAACTGTGTTCTTAGAATCCTGAATGTGTTGAGAATCTGAGCATATTATGCCCTTGTGTTGTACATCATTGTCTCCTGCACCCCTCGTCACTTCGAGGTTGATGGAAGAGTATGACTGACCCAGATAGACTTCTAGAGCAAGGAAGCCTTCTGAAAGCGAGTGAATACTTAAGACTTGCTTGGGTCTTTCCCTGCAGACACCTTCTTCCTATTCTGGCCTGTTTTGAAGGAATCACAGGTAAGAGTCTTTGTTTTAGGATGGAAAGATTTGACATGTGATGGTTGGGGGAAAACACTATCACTGTTGCCTGCATTGTTACTAGTTAGACACAGTAGAGACAAAGGGACACTCCACATGAGTAATGAGCCGAAAGTAAACCCAAGATAATCGAagctcttaaatatttttctttagcagCAGTGTTTTTCTTAGGGCATTGTGTTCTCCAGCTGaatgttttactgtttttggtCTCAGCCAGGCTTCTGTACAGTGATAGATTGAAAGATGTGTGAAAATAGAGCTATCTGAGGCATCTACAGGAAGTGAGGACAATTACATGCTGAGCCCAAAAGATAGGAATATGTGTTGGATGAAAACAGGACAAGATCATAACAGGGACCTGTATCAATTTGACCTTTTAACATCTGTCCaatctcctctccttctctttagTGTAGAGATGATTTAGTGTGTTGATGATGGGACCTACCGAAACTTCAAATCATTTCATAAATGGAGGAAATAGTCATATATAGATGCTGATTTTATACAATGATGCAAAAGTAAGAACCAagtgaatcaaaaagaaaacaaagaatgtcTTGGTGTAGCCCACCTACTCTTCCTTTCCTGTCCCAGGCTCTTGGAAGGTTCACTATTTCTAAGCAGCTTGTCGCAGCCTGT is part of the Prionailurus viverrinus isolate Anna chromosome C2, UM_Priviv_1.0, whole genome shotgun sequence genome and harbors:
- the P2RY14 gene encoding P2Y purinoceptor 14 isoform X1, yielding MELMAESGGSRGLPCRSYRMINSTTTQPPNEACSRNTLITQSIIPVLYLAVFVAGILLNGVSAWIFFYVSSSKSFIVYLKNIVVADFLMSLTFPFKILGDSGLGPWQINVFVCRVSAVLFYVNMYVSIVFFGLISFDRYYKIVKPLLTSFIHSVNYSKLLSVTVWVLMLLLAVPNIILTNQKARYGKATRIKCVELKNELGLKWHKASNYIFVGIFWIVFLLLVIFYTAITRKIFKSHLKSRRNSISVKKKSSRNIFSIMFVFFVCFVPYHIARIPYTQSQTEAHYSCRSKEILLYVKEFTLVLSAANVCLDPIIYFFLCQPFREILCKKLHIPLKAQSDSETSKTKRGNTMHESTDTL
- the P2RY14 gene encoding P2Y purinoceptor 14 isoform X2; its protein translation is MINSTTTQPPNEACSRNTLITQSIIPVLYLAVFVAGILLNGVSAWIFFYVSSSKSFIVYLKNIVVADFLMSLTFPFKILGDSGLGPWQINVFVCRVSAVLFYVNMYVSIVFFGLISFDRYYKIVKPLLTSFIHSVNYSKLLSVTVWVLMLLLAVPNIILTNQKARYGKATRIKCVELKNELGLKWHKASNYIFVGIFWIVFLLLVIFYTAITRKIFKSHLKSRRNSISVKKKSSRNIFSIMFVFFVCFVPYHIARIPYTQSQTEAHYSCRSKEILLYVKEFTLVLSAANVCLDPIIYFFLCQPFREILCKKLHIPLKAQSDSETSKTKRGNTMHESTDTL